From the genome of Triticum aestivum cultivar Chinese Spring chromosome 3B, IWGSC CS RefSeq v2.1, whole genome shotgun sequence, one region includes:
- the LOC123065353 gene encoding probable protein S-acyltransferase 4 — translation MEEEPNRRRLYQVWRGSNKFLCGGRLIFGPDAGSLFLSTVLIIGPLVGLCCQCITKMNSSTSDQKKNVLGLPVLIATVVLGLADLAFLLLTSSRDPGIVPRNARPPECGDEQQVVDMTTPSTEWVNAASPHLRVPRSKDVVVNGCVVKVKYCDTCLLYRPPRTSHCSICNNCVQKFDHHCPWVGQCIGLRNYRFFFLFISTSTLLCFYVFALSWLNIAAEREEYGGSLLKSMGGEVLSVVLIVYTFVSVWFVGGLTLFHLYLMSTNQTTYENFRYRYDKKENPYNKGALANIAEVFCTRMPPSLNRFRSWVSEDDDAYSGGVLSPISGGLDLEMGRKGVHYSPGGIPAILQGMDYSEMEKMDGMGVHVKDRQAAPEAPDLFVISPARQHDVGCGGGGGEGERSPATVQDQDAERTLVSSNANSQR, via the exons ATGGAAGAAGAGCCGAATCGGAGGAGGCTGTATCAAGTTTGGAGAGGAAGCAAT AAATTTCTCTGCGGCGGGCGCCTAATCTTCGGTCCGGACGCGGGTTCCCTCTTCCTGTCCACAGTTCTAATCATAGGCCCCTTGGTCGGCCTATGCTGCCAGTGCATCACAAAGATGAACTCCAGCACCTCGGATCAGAAGAAGAATGTCCTCGGCCTGCCGGTCCTCATCGCCACGGTCGTTCTCGGCCTAGCG GATTTGGCATTCCTGCTCTTGACGTCGAGCAGGGACCCGGGGATCGTGCCGAGGAACGCGCGTCCTCCCGAGTGCGGCGACGAGCAGCAGGTGGTGGACATGACGACGCCGTCGACCGAGTGGGTGAACGCGGCGAGCCCCCACCTCCGTGTTCCCCGCTCCAAGGACGTGGTCGTCAACGGGTGCGTGGTCAAGGTGAAGTACTGCGACACGTGCCTGCTGTACCGCCCGCCCCGGACGTCCCACTGCTCCATCTGCAACAACTGCGTCCAGAAGTTCGACCACCACTGCCCCTGGGTCGGCCAGTGCATCGGCCTG CGGAACtaccgcttcttcttcctcttcatctccaCGTCCACGCTCCTCTGCTTTTACGTCTTCGCCCTGTCGTGGCTCAACATCGCCGCCGAGAGGGAGGAGTACGGCGGCTCACTTCTGAAATCCATGGGCGGCGAGGTGCTATCCGTCGTGCTCATCGTCTACACCTTCGTGTCGGTGTGGTTCGTCGGCGGGCTCACCTTGTTCCACCTCTACCTCATGAGCACCAACCAGACCACGTACGAGAACTTCAGGTACAGGTACGACAAAAAGGAGAATCCCTACAACAAGGGCGCGCTAGCCAACATCGCCGAGGTCTTCTGTACGCGGATGCCGCCCTCGCTCAACCGTTTCCGGTCGTGGGTGTCGGAGGACGACGACGCGTACAGCGGCGGCGTGCTCTCTCCGATCAGCGGCGGGCTCGATCTGGAGATGGGGCGCAAGGGCGTGCACTACAGCCCCGGCGGCATCCCGGCGATCCTTCAGGGCATGGATTACAGCGAGATGGAGAAGATGGACGGTATGGGTGTGCACGTCAAGGATCGGCAAGCGGCGCCCGAGGCGCCGGACCTGTTCGTTATCTCACCGGCCCGGCAGCACGACGTGggctgcggaggaggaggaggggaaggagaacGTAGCCCCGCAACTGTACAGGACCAAGATGCTGAGAGGACACTTGTGAGCTCGAATGCAAATTCTCAACGGTGA